In Streptomyces sclerotialus, one genomic interval encodes:
- a CDS encoding carbohydrate ABC transporter permease — translation MTTLSLTRKRRAWDQAPRWQIHLPLALYLLFTLVPFYWILLFALRPAGSTSLVPWPITFEHFAKVWTERSFATYFQNSVLIGIATLVLTTLVALAGGYALARFDFRAKKGFMLALLCSQFVPGALLLVPLFQIFAELRMINSLGSVILAETVFQLPLSMILISGFIKNVPYALEEAAWVDGCGRLEAFRVVVLPLLRPGLVAVGSFAFVHAWNHFLFALMFLSNQEKQTIPVGLNTLMGADSVDLGALAAGGVIAAVPVVIVFAYIQKWLITGFSAGAVKG, via the coding sequence GTGACCACACTGTCCCTCACCAGGAAACGGCGCGCCTGGGACCAGGCACCCCGCTGGCAGATCCACCTGCCGCTCGCCCTCTACCTCCTCTTCACGCTCGTCCCCTTCTACTGGATCCTGCTCTTCGCGCTCCGCCCGGCCGGCTCCACCTCCCTGGTGCCCTGGCCGATCACCTTCGAGCACTTCGCGAAGGTGTGGACCGAGCGCAGCTTCGCGACGTACTTCCAGAACAGCGTGCTCATCGGCATCGCCACCCTCGTACTGACCACGCTCGTCGCACTGGCCGGCGGCTACGCGCTCGCCCGCTTCGACTTCCGGGCCAAGAAGGGCTTCATGCTGGCCCTGCTGTGCTCCCAGTTCGTGCCCGGAGCGCTGCTGCTGGTGCCGCTGTTCCAGATCTTCGCCGAGCTGCGGATGATCAACTCGCTGGGCAGTGTCATCCTCGCGGAGACCGTCTTCCAGCTCCCGCTGTCCATGATCCTGATCAGCGGCTTCATCAAGAACGTGCCGTACGCGCTGGAGGAGGCCGCCTGGGTCGACGGCTGCGGCCGCCTCGAGGCCTTCCGCGTCGTCGTCCTGCCGCTGCTGCGGCCCGGCCTGGTCGCCGTAGGCTCCTTCGCCTTCGTGCACGCGTGGAACCACTTCCTCTTCGCGCTGATGTTCCTCAGCAACCAGGAGAAGCAGACCATCCCCGTCGGCCTGAACACCCTGATGGGCGCGGACAGCGTCGACCTCGGAGCGCTCGCCGCCGGCGGTGTCATCGCGGCCGTACCCGTTGTGATCGTCTTCGCGTACATCCAGAAGTGGCTGATCACCGGCTTCAGCGCGGGGGCGGTGAAGGGATGA
- a CDS encoding dihydrodipicolinate synthase family protein codes for MTATAFEAHRAALADVVAIPVTPFTATGALDTEAHRALLRRLLDGGVRTLTPNGNTGEFYALTPDERRAVTELTVEEAAGRATVLAGIGHDVPTAVASARHARDAGAQLVMVHQPVHPYVSEDGWVDYHRAIAEAVPELGVVPYLRNAALCGGRLAELADACPNVIGVKYAVPDAAHFAAFARDAGLDRFVWVAGLAEPYAPSYFSAGATGFTSGLVNVAPAVSLNMLEALRSGDYPAAMKIWEQIRRFEELRGANGSANNVTVVKEALASLGLCRRDVRPPSRPLPEGERAEVAAIAAGWSV; via the coding sequence ATGACAGCGACCGCATTCGAGGCCCACCGTGCGGCGCTCGCCGACGTCGTGGCCATTCCGGTCACCCCCTTCACGGCGACCGGCGCCCTCGACACCGAAGCCCACCGCGCCCTGCTCCGCCGGCTGCTCGACGGCGGCGTCCGCACCCTCACACCGAACGGCAACACCGGCGAGTTCTACGCCCTCACCCCCGACGAACGCCGCGCCGTCACCGAGCTGACCGTCGAGGAGGCGGCGGGCCGGGCCACCGTCCTGGCCGGGATCGGCCACGACGTGCCGACCGCCGTGGCCTCGGCGCGGCACGCCCGCGACGCCGGTGCCCAGCTGGTGATGGTGCACCAGCCCGTCCACCCCTACGTCTCGGAGGACGGCTGGGTCGACTACCACCGGGCGATCGCCGAGGCCGTACCCGAGCTGGGCGTCGTTCCCTACCTCCGCAACGCGGCCCTGTGCGGCGGCCGGCTCGCCGAACTCGCCGACGCCTGCCCCAACGTCATCGGTGTGAAGTACGCCGTCCCGGACGCGGCACACTTCGCCGCCTTCGCGCGGGACGCAGGGCTCGACCGCTTCGTGTGGGTCGCGGGCCTCGCCGAGCCGTACGCCCCCTCGTACTTCTCGGCCGGTGCCACCGGCTTCACCTCCGGGCTGGTGAACGTCGCACCGGCCGTGTCGCTGAACATGCTCGAAGCCCTCCGGAGCGGCGACTACCCGGCCGCCATGAAGATCTGGGAGCAGATCCGCCGCTTCGAGGAGCTGCGCGGCGCGAACGGCTCCGCCAACAACGTGACCGTGGTCAAGGAGGCGCTGGCCTCGCTCGGCCTGTGCCGCCGCGACGTCCGCCCGCCGAGCAGGCCGCTGCCCGAGGGCGAGCGCGCCGAGGTCGCCGCCATCGCCGCCGGGTGGTCGGTATGA
- the araD gene encoding L-arabinonate dehydratase, producing the protein MRRPEELRSHQWYGTEGLRSFSHRARTRQLGYLPEEHLGKPVIAILNTWSDINPCHQHLRDRAQAVKRGVWQAGGFPLEFPVATLSETFQKPTPMLYRNMLAMETEELLRSYPVDGAVLLGGCDKSTPALLMGAASADLPTVFVPAGPMLPGHWRGETLGSGTDMWKYWDDKRAGIIGDCELAELESGLARSPGHCMTMGTASTLTAAAEALGVTVPGASSIPAVDSGHDRMAAASGLRIVDLVRRDLRLSHLLTAEAFADAVTTVLGLGGSTNAVIHLIAMAGRAGVRLTLDDFDRLAREVPVLANVRPGGGPYLMEDFHFAGGLPGFLSRITDLLHLDRPTVAHPSMREQLAGARVHNDDVIRTRANPVAAEGGVAVLRGNLCPDGAVIKHIAAEPHLLKHTGPAVVFDDYRAMQRTINDPALGITADHVLVLRNAGPKGGPGMPEYGMLPIPDHLLKQGVRDMVRISDARMSGTSYGTCVLHVAPESYVGGPLALVRTGDLISLDVAARVLRLDVSDEELARRRAAWSPPPERYERGYGALYAEQITQADTGCDFAFLARPGTVPDPYAG; encoded by the coding sequence ATGAGACGCCCGGAGGAGCTCAGAAGCCACCAGTGGTACGGCACCGAAGGCCTGCGCTCCTTCAGCCACCGCGCCCGCACCCGGCAGCTCGGCTACCTGCCCGAGGAGCACCTCGGCAAGCCCGTCATCGCGATCCTCAACACCTGGTCCGACATCAACCCCTGCCACCAGCACCTGCGTGACCGCGCGCAGGCCGTCAAGCGCGGGGTGTGGCAGGCCGGCGGCTTCCCGCTGGAGTTCCCGGTCGCCACGCTCAGCGAGACCTTCCAGAAGCCCACGCCGATGCTGTACCGCAACATGCTGGCGATGGAGACCGAGGAGCTGCTGCGCTCGTACCCGGTGGACGGCGCGGTGCTGCTCGGCGGCTGCGACAAGTCCACGCCCGCGCTGCTGATGGGCGCCGCCAGCGCCGACCTGCCCACCGTCTTCGTGCCTGCCGGGCCGATGCTCCCCGGGCACTGGCGCGGCGAGACGCTCGGCTCCGGAACCGACATGTGGAAGTACTGGGACGACAAGCGTGCCGGGATCATCGGCGACTGCGAGCTGGCCGAGCTGGAGAGCGGGCTCGCCCGCTCGCCGGGCCACTGCATGACCATGGGCACCGCGTCCACGCTGACCGCGGCCGCCGAGGCGCTGGGCGTCACCGTGCCCGGCGCCTCCTCGATCCCGGCCGTCGACTCCGGGCACGACCGGATGGCCGCGGCGTCCGGCCTCCGGATCGTCGACCTGGTCCGCCGGGACTTACGGCTGTCGCATCTGCTGACCGCCGAGGCCTTCGCGGACGCGGTCACCACCGTCCTCGGGCTCGGCGGCTCGACCAACGCCGTGATCCATCTGATCGCGATGGCCGGGCGGGCCGGTGTCCGGCTCACCCTGGACGACTTCGACCGTCTCGCCCGCGAGGTGCCGGTGCTCGCCAACGTCCGCCCCGGCGGCGGCCCGTACCTGATGGAGGACTTCCATTTCGCCGGCGGCCTGCCCGGCTTCCTCTCCCGGATCACCGACCTGCTCCACCTGGACCGGCCCACCGTCGCCCACCCGAGCATGCGGGAACAGCTCGCCGGTGCCCGGGTGCACAACGACGACGTCATCCGCACCCGCGCCAACCCGGTCGCGGCCGAAGGCGGCGTGGCGGTGCTGCGCGGCAACCTCTGCCCGGACGGCGCGGTCATCAAGCACATCGCCGCCGAGCCGCACCTGCTGAAGCACACCGGCCCCGCCGTCGTCTTCGACGACTACCGGGCGATGCAGCGCACGATCAACGACCCGGCGCTCGGCATCACCGCCGACCACGTGCTCGTGCTGCGCAACGCCGGGCCCAAGGGCGGCCCCGGCATGCCCGAGTACGGGATGCTGCCGATCCCCGACCACCTCCTCAAGCAGGGCGTCCGGGACATGGTACGGATCTCCGACGCCCGGATGAGCGGCACCAGTTACGGCACCTGCGTGCTCCACGTGGCGCCGGAGTCCTACGTCGGCGGGCCGCTCGCGCTGGTCCGCACCGGCGACCTGATCAGCCTTGACGTCGCGGCGCGCGTTCTGCGCCTGGACGTGTCCGACGAGGAGCTGGCACGGCGCCGCGCCGCGTGGAGCCCGCCGCCGGAGCGGTACGAGCGCGGCTACGGCGCGTTGTACGCCGAGCAGATCACCCAGGCCGACACCGGCTGTGACTTCGCTTTCCTGGCTCGCCCCGGCACGGTGCCCGACCCGTACGCGGGCTGA
- a CDS encoding carbohydrate ABC transporter permease produces the protein MAQAAAVAESPPKSRHGTGAPPPGRRRGTGTNPRRLPYLLIAPAALLMLGFIAYPVLSVFWTALQHSNPTKPWRNGFAGLDNFTEIFTDDTLFWGTLTFSLKWVVVEVGLQLLFGLALALIVNQTFAGRALARALVFSPWAVSGVLTSAIWVLLYNSQTGISRYLADAGIGEYGTSWISDTATVFPAVVVADLWRGVPFFAILILADLQSVSKDLYEAAEVDGASRFRQFFHITLPHLKDAIILSTLLRAVWEFNNVDLLYTLTGGGPAGETTTLPLYIANTSVDAHNFGYASALTTVAFVILLFCSLVYLRLSKFGGDDK, from the coding sequence ATGGCCCAAGCCGCAGCCGTGGCCGAGTCACCCCCCAAGAGCCGCCACGGAACCGGGGCGCCGCCGCCCGGCCGCCGCCGCGGCACCGGAACCAATCCCCGGCGGCTCCCGTACCTGCTGATCGCGCCCGCCGCGCTGCTGATGCTGGGCTTCATCGCCTACCCCGTGCTCAGCGTCTTCTGGACCGCCCTCCAGCACTCCAACCCCACCAAGCCGTGGCGGAACGGCTTCGCCGGACTGGACAACTTCACCGAGATCTTCACCGACGACACCCTCTTCTGGGGCACCCTGACCTTCAGCCTCAAGTGGGTCGTCGTCGAGGTCGGCCTCCAGCTGCTGTTCGGACTGGCCCTCGCGCTGATCGTCAACCAGACCTTCGCCGGCCGGGCGCTCGCCCGCGCGCTGGTCTTCTCACCCTGGGCCGTCTCCGGCGTCCTCACCTCGGCGATCTGGGTACTGCTCTACAACTCCCAGACCGGCATCAGCCGTTACCTCGCCGACGCGGGCATCGGGGAGTACGGCACCTCCTGGATCTCCGACACCGCCACCGTCTTCCCGGCCGTGGTCGTCGCCGACCTCTGGCGCGGGGTGCCGTTCTTCGCCATCCTCATCCTCGCCGACCTCCAGTCCGTCTCCAAGGACCTCTACGAGGCGGCCGAGGTGGACGGCGCGAGCAGGTTCCGGCAGTTCTTCCACATCACCCTGCCGCACCTGAAGGACGCCATCATCCTCTCCACACTGCTGCGCGCGGTGTGGGAGTTCAACAACGTCGACCTGCTCTACACACTGACCGGCGGCGGCCCGGCGGGGGAGACCACCACCCTGCCGCTCTACATCGCCAACACCTCGGTCGACGCGCACAACTTCGGCTACGCGTCCGCACTGACCACCGTCGCCTTCGTCATCCTGCTCTTCTGCTCACTCGTCTACCTGCGGCTCAGCAAATTCGGAGGTGACGACAAGTGA
- a CDS encoding PmoA family protein codes for MTAPRTTPPLTLCCAGRSVARYTYRPGLAARLAPRPYLHPVTTLRGTPVTELMPADHPHHLGVGVAVPDVAGHNFWGGRTYVRDRGPTELDNHGVQRHTAFNLSDPDGFVEELSWSVGEDELLRERRTVAVTELTDTAWALDFTFSLTNTTPGTVSLGSPATNGRPGAAYGGFFWRAPKEAEAPEVFTPDTEGEDAVHESHADWLALSGAGWTLVFAGATEPTRRDPWFVRTADYPGVGSSLAYGERLPVPAGDTVVRRIVTIVADGRPDRGEAAALVRKAVTA; via the coding sequence ATGACCGCGCCCCGCACGACCCCGCCCCTCACCCTGTGCTGCGCCGGACGTTCCGTCGCCCGGTACACCTACCGCCCCGGCCTCGCCGCCCGGCTCGCCCCGCGCCCGTACCTGCACCCCGTGACGACCCTGCGCGGCACCCCCGTCACCGAGCTGATGCCCGCCGACCACCCGCACCACCTCGGGGTGGGTGTCGCGGTGCCCGACGTGGCGGGCCACAACTTCTGGGGCGGCCGGACCTACGTACGCGACCGTGGTCCGACCGAGCTGGACAACCACGGCGTGCAGCGCCACACCGCCTTCAACCTCAGCGATCCGGACGGCTTCGTGGAGGAGCTGAGCTGGAGCGTGGGGGAGGACGAGCTCTTACGTGAACGCCGCACCGTGGCGGTCACCGAACTGACCGACACCGCCTGGGCGCTGGACTTCACCTTCTCCCTCACCAACACCACCCCCGGAACGGTCTCCCTCGGCAGCCCGGCGACCAACGGCCGCCCCGGCGCCGCCTACGGCGGCTTCTTCTGGCGCGCGCCCAAAGAGGCCGAGGCGCCCGAGGTGTTCACCCCCGACACCGAAGGAGAGGACGCCGTGCACGAGAGCCACGCCGACTGGCTCGCGCTCAGCGGTGCGGGATGGACGCTGGTCTTCGCCGGCGCCACCGAACCCACCCGCCGCGACCCCTGGTTCGTCCGTACCGCCGACTACCCCGGCGTCGGCTCCTCGCTGGCGTACGGCGAGCGGCTGCCGGTGCCCGCGGGCGACACCGTCGTACGCCGGATCGTCACCATAGTCGCCGACGGCCGGCCGGACCGCGGCGAGGCGGCGGCGCTGGTCCGGAAGGCGGTGACGGCATGA
- a CDS encoding Gfo/Idh/MocA family protein: MSAAAARQPLPVVLVGARGHGRWHLANLRRLTGAGLVRLAGVCDLTPLTAAELDGFGPVAQSDDFETLLAVTEARVAVLCTPIPTHADLALTAARHGVHLLVEKPPAPSYAEFRRMADGLAEAGVACTIGFQSLGSHALPAVRALLADGVIGEPTGIGAAGAWVRDEAYFRRAPWAGHRRLDGTDVLDGVLTNPLAHAVATALALAGSTAAEDVARVETELFRAHAIESDDTSCVRVTTGNGSRVTVAATLCAETAGEPYAVVHGSRGRITFWYKQDRVLVQRDGHAPEETVHGRTDLLENLVAHLTDGTPLLVPPPATGAFMHVLEAVRSAPDPVALPPDAWHTAPGTGTTDARNSLRRVVPGIDGLVAASADTLSLYSELGAPWALPQEVRSG, translated from the coding sequence ATGAGCGCCGCAGCCGCGCGACAGCCGCTGCCGGTCGTCCTCGTCGGCGCACGCGGCCACGGCCGCTGGCACCTCGCCAACCTCCGCCGGCTGACCGGCGCGGGCCTGGTCCGCCTCGCCGGTGTCTGCGACCTGACCCCGCTGACCGCCGCCGAACTCGACGGCTTCGGCCCCGTCGCGCAGTCCGACGACTTCGAGACGCTGCTCGCCGTCACGGAGGCCCGCGTCGCCGTCCTCTGCACGCCCATCCCCACCCACGCCGATCTGGCGCTGACCGCGGCACGGCACGGCGTCCACCTGCTCGTCGAGAAGCCGCCGGCGCCCTCGTACGCCGAGTTCCGGCGGATGGCGGACGGCCTCGCCGAGGCGGGCGTGGCCTGCACCATCGGCTTCCAGTCGCTCGGCTCGCACGCCCTCCCGGCCGTCCGCGCCCTGCTGGCCGACGGCGTGATCGGCGAGCCCACCGGCATCGGCGCCGCCGGAGCATGGGTGCGCGACGAGGCGTACTTCCGCCGCGCCCCCTGGGCCGGGCACCGCAGGCTCGACGGCACCGACGTCCTGGACGGCGTCCTCACCAACCCGCTCGCGCACGCCGTCGCCACCGCCCTCGCGCTGGCCGGCAGCACCGCGGCCGAGGACGTCGCGCGCGTGGAGACCGAACTCTTCCGCGCCCACGCCATCGAGTCCGACGACACCTCCTGCGTCCGCGTCACCACCGGAAACGGCAGCCGCGTCACGGTCGCCGCGACCCTGTGCGCCGAGACGGCCGGCGAGCCCTACGCCGTCGTGCACGGCAGCCGCGGCCGGATCACCTTCTGGTACAAGCAGGACCGCGTCCTGGTACAACGCGACGGCCACGCCCCCGAGGAGACCGTGCACGGCCGCACCGACCTGCTCGAAAACCTCGTCGCCCACCTCACCGACGGCACCCCGCTGCTCGTACCGCCCCCCGCCACCGGCGCCTTCATGCACGTCCTCGAAGCGGTGCGGAGCGCCCCCGACCCGGTGGCCCTCCCGCCGGACGCCTGGCACACCGCACCCGGCACCGGCACCACCGACGCCCGGAACTCCCTCCGCCGCGTCGTCCCCGGCATCGACGGCCTGGTGGCCGCCAGCGCCGACACCCTGTCCCTCTACTCCGAACTCGGCGCCCCCTGGGCGCTCCCGCAGGAGGTGCGCTCCGGATGA
- a CDS encoding GntR family transcriptional regulator, with translation MTFAPAPIPSRTQYVLEAIKHRILTGQLSPGQSLVETELAAQYGVSKTPVREALKTLAGTGLVIMSQYKGATVRMVDAAMAREVYDVRLLLEPEAVRRTVRGAASVEAARTALTRAAEAADPADRSLANRDFHRALYLPCGNPLLARMLDEVRDQAALVSTVAWAAVPSWEREAAEHEEILRLAMDGDADGAARAVHAHIASFVERAFPATDETPAGEGAQA, from the coding sequence ATGACTTTCGCCCCCGCCCCGATCCCTTCCCGCACGCAGTACGTGCTCGAAGCGATCAAACACCGCATCCTCACCGGGCAGTTGAGCCCGGGACAGTCGCTGGTCGAAACCGAACTCGCGGCCCAGTACGGGGTGTCCAAGACGCCCGTACGCGAAGCGCTGAAGACCCTCGCGGGCACCGGCCTCGTGATCATGAGCCAGTACAAGGGCGCCACCGTGCGCATGGTCGACGCGGCCATGGCACGCGAGGTCTACGACGTGCGGCTGCTGCTGGAGCCGGAGGCGGTCCGCCGCACCGTACGCGGCGCCGCCTCCGTCGAGGCCGCCCGTACGGCGCTGACCCGGGCCGCCGAGGCCGCCGACCCGGCCGACCGGTCGCTCGCCAACCGCGACTTCCACCGCGCGCTCTACCTGCCCTGCGGCAACCCGCTGCTGGCCCGGATGCTCGACGAGGTCCGTGACCAGGCAGCGCTCGTGTCGACCGTCGCCTGGGCCGCCGTGCCCTCCTGGGAGCGGGAGGCCGCCGAGCACGAGGAGATCCTCCGGCTGGCCATGGACGGCGACGCCGACGGTGCGGCCCGCGCGGTCCACGCCCACATCGCCTCCTTCGTCGAGCGGGCCTTCCCCGCGACGGACGAGACCCCCGCCGGAGAAGGAGCGCAGGCATGA
- a CDS encoding pectate lyase, with protein MTSAQRPAGRHRRTIGRRRAVLGGVAAAGLTGAALLTTTLTGTANAAADWPTPGGSQAVSKTIEVSGTYDGGLKRFYGSGDLGGDGQDEGQDPIFKLKDGAVLKNVVIGSPAADGVHCSGSCTLQNVWWEDVGEDAASFKGTSSGATYTVTGGGAKKADDKVFQFNGAGKLNISGFQVSDFGKLVRSCGNCSTQYKRTISVSNVDVTAPGKSLVGINTNYGDTATLKSIRIHGDSSKKIKPCVRYTGNDDGDEPVETGSGPDGTYCRYSTSDISYN; from the coding sequence ATGACATCAGCACAGCGGCCCGCCGGCCGCCACCGCAGGACCATCGGCCGCCGCAGGGCGGTGCTCGGCGGCGTCGCCGCGGCCGGGCTGACCGGCGCGGCGCTCCTCACGACGACGCTGACGGGTACGGCGAACGCCGCCGCGGACTGGCCGACGCCCGGCGGCAGCCAGGCCGTCAGCAAGACCATCGAGGTCTCCGGCACGTACGACGGGGGGCTCAAGCGCTTCTACGGCAGCGGTGACCTGGGCGGTGACGGCCAGGACGAGGGCCAGGACCCGATCTTCAAGCTGAAGGACGGGGCCGTGCTCAAGAACGTCGTCATCGGCTCGCCGGCCGCCGACGGCGTGCACTGCTCGGGCTCCTGCACGCTGCAGAACGTCTGGTGGGAGGATGTCGGCGAGGACGCCGCCTCCTTCAAGGGCACCTCCTCCGGCGCGACCTACACGGTCACCGGCGGCGGCGCGAAGAAGGCCGACGACAAGGTCTTCCAGTTCAACGGCGCGGGCAAGCTGAACATCAGCGGCTTCCAGGTCTCCGACTTCGGCAAGCTCGTCCGCAGCTGCGGCAACTGCTCGACCCAGTACAAGCGCACCATCAGCGTCAGCAACGTGGACGTGACGGCCCCGGGCAAGTCCCTGGTCGGCATCAACACCAACTACGGCGACACCGCGACGCTGAAGAGCATCCGGATCCACGGCGACAGCAGCAAGAAGATCAAGCCGTGCGTGCGCTACACGGGCAACGACGACGGTGACGAGCCGGTCGAGACGGGCAGCGGCCCGGACGGCACGTACTGCCGCTACTCGACGTCCGACATCTCGTACAACTGA